Proteins co-encoded in one Opitutus terrae PB90-1 genomic window:
- the msrA gene encoding peptide-methionine (S)-S-oxide reductase MsrA: MKRLFTLLALAGLVFPMAHAAETKTESIVLGGGCFWCTEAAYELLPGVKNVVSGYAGGHQPNPNYEQVCGHGTGHAEVIKIDYDPAQVSLDEVLDYFWHVHNPTQVGGQGNDRGPQYRSIILYANEAQKTAAEKSKAKAAEEFRDPITTEIVPLEKFWVAEDYHQDYFRKNPNQGYCALVIAPKIRKLQKQVSAAGK, from the coding sequence ATGAAACGTCTGTTCACTCTGCTCGCACTCGCCGGGCTGGTTTTTCCCATGGCTCACGCTGCTGAAACGAAAACGGAATCCATTGTGCTGGGTGGTGGCTGCTTCTGGTGCACGGAAGCCGCCTACGAATTGCTGCCGGGCGTGAAGAACGTCGTCAGCGGCTATGCCGGCGGGCACCAGCCGAATCCCAACTACGAGCAGGTGTGCGGGCACGGCACGGGGCACGCGGAGGTGATCAAGATCGACTACGATCCGGCGCAGGTGTCGCTCGACGAGGTGCTCGATTATTTCTGGCACGTGCACAATCCGACGCAGGTAGGCGGGCAGGGAAACGACAGGGGACCGCAGTATCGCTCGATCATTCTCTACGCGAACGAAGCGCAGAAGACCGCGGCCGAAAAATCGAAGGCGAAGGCGGCGGAGGAGTTTCGCGATCCGATCACGACCGAGATCGTGCCGTTGGAGAAATTCTGGGTGGCGGAGGATTATCACCAGGACTATTTCCGCAAGAACCCGAACCAGGGGTATTGTGCGCTGGTGATCGCACCGAAGATCCGCAAGCTGCAGAAGCAGGTCAGCGCGGCCGGAAAATAA